GGCGCACCATTTTGCCCGGCTCGCGCCAACGGGATTGGGGCGCGTCGGTTCGGTTCTACCTCTTGTGTCATTAGCAGGTAGCCCGGATGCGCTGGGCTTATCCGGGCCACGCGTGGCCGCGCTAGTTCAATGCGCGTTGCGCTCCAGCCATTCCACCAGTTCGGCCACCGTCAGCTGCGGCAGGCCGTGGCGTTCGGCGTAGGCGTCCAGTTCGGCGCCGCGCATCATGCTGCCGTCCGGGTTCATCAGTTCGCACAGCACGCCGGCCGGGCTGAAGCCGGCCAGTCGCGCCAGCTCCACCGCCGATTCGGTATGGCCGCGGCGTTCGCGCACGCCGCCGGCGCGGGCGATCAGCGGGTAGACGTGGCCGGGGCGTGCCAGGTCGGCGGGTACTGCTTGCGGGTTGATGGCGGCGCGGATGGTGGTGGTGCGGTCGGCGGCGGAGACGCCGGTGCTTACGCCCTCGGCGGCTTCGATGCTGACGGTGAAGGCGGTGCCGTAGCGGCTGCCGTTGTTGGGCACCATCGGTGGCAGCTCCAGCCGCGCGGCGTGTTCCGGGGTCAGGCACAGGCAGACGATGCCGCTGCAGTCGCGGATCATGCGCGCCATTTCCGGCACGGAGAGCGCGTCGGCGGCCAGGATCAGGTCGGCTTCGTTTTCGCGGTCGTGGTCGTCGGCGACGATCACCGGCAGGCCGCGACGCAGGGCGTCGAGTGCGGCGTGGATGCGCAGGGAAAGGATATCGGTGTTGGCATTCATGGGA
This Vogesella sp. LIG4 DNA region includes the following protein-coding sequences:
- the ribB gene encoding 3,4-dihydroxy-2-butanone-4-phosphate synthase, whose protein sequence is MNANTDILSLRIHAALDALRRGLPVIVADDHDRENEADLILAADALSVPEMARMIRDCSGIVCLCLTPEHAARLELPPMVPNNGSRYGTAFTVSIEAAEGVSTGVSAADRTTTIRAAINPQAVPADLARPGHVYPLIARAGGVRERRGHTESAVELARLAGFSPAGVLCELMNPDGSMMRGAELDAYAERHGLPQLTVAELVEWLERNAH